The Sphingomonas sinipercae genome contains a region encoding:
- the panC gene encoding pantoate--beta-alanine ligase has product MQTVRDTGQLGNALVALRAGGHRVALVPTMGALHAGHMALVEEAQRQADRVVVSIFVNPLQFGANEDLDRYPRQEEEDARRLNQAGCDLLWMPTAQQMYPAGFATTVSVGKLGERWEGEARPGHFDGVATVVAKLLATVRPDVAVFGEKDFQQLAVIRRMATDLALGAAIVGLPTVRDPDGLALSSRNAYLSPQERQQALALPNALRDAAEKIAAGGDVAEALGAARRSLADAGFRTDYFALVDAATLEPISAPAGRMRLIAAATIGTTRLIDNLPLD; this is encoded by the coding sequence GTGCAAACAGTCCGTGACACTGGCCAGCTTGGAAACGCGCTGGTCGCGCTCCGCGCCGGCGGCCACCGGGTTGCGCTGGTGCCGACGATGGGCGCGCTTCACGCCGGGCACATGGCCCTGGTCGAAGAAGCGCAGCGGCAGGCCGACCGGGTCGTCGTCAGCATCTTCGTCAACCCGCTGCAGTTCGGCGCCAACGAAGACCTCGACCGCTATCCGCGGCAGGAGGAGGAAGATGCCCGGCGGCTGAATCAGGCCGGCTGCGACCTTCTGTGGATGCCGACGGCGCAGCAGATGTACCCGGCGGGCTTCGCCACCACGGTCAGCGTCGGCAAGCTGGGCGAGCGCTGGGAGGGCGAGGCCCGGCCCGGCCATTTCGATGGCGTCGCGACGGTGGTCGCCAAGTTGCTGGCGACGGTCAGGCCCGACGTCGCGGTGTTCGGCGAAAAGGATTTCCAGCAGCTGGCGGTGATCAGGCGGATGGCGACGGACCTCGCCCTGGGCGCCGCTATCGTCGGCCTGCCGACGGTTCGCGATCCCGACGGCCTCGCTTTGTCTTCGCGCAATGCCTACCTTTCGCCGCAGGAGCGCCAGCAGGCGCTGGCGCTGCCCAATGCGCTGCGCGACGCGGCGGAGAAGATCGCGGCTGGCGGCGACGTTGCCGAGGCGCTCGGCGCGGCCCGCCGGTCCCTTGCCGACGCCGGCTTCCGGACCGATTATTTCGCCTTGGTCGATGCCGCGACGCTCGAGCCAATCAGCGCGCCGGCGGGGCGGATGCGCCTGATTGCAGCGGCGACGATCGGCACCACGCGCCTGATCGACAACCTGCCGCTCGATTGA
- a CDS encoding SEL1-like repeat protein, which yields MAISEKAAEFLVRSRLADAEAGDVDALFELGVTYSTGRGAIPVDLIEAHKWFNLAALSGCTRGQECRAEIAVEMTAREIAEAQRQARAWLGSTPQRYAA from the coding sequence ATGGCGATCAGTGAGAAAGCAGCAGAGTTCTTGGTCCGCAGCCGGCTGGCCGATGCGGAAGCGGGCGATGTCGATGCCCTCTTCGAACTTGGCGTAACCTATTCGACCGGCCGGGGGGCTATTCCGGTCGACCTCATCGAAGCGCACAAGTGGTTCAACCTCGCCGCGCTTTCGGGCTGCACCCGCGGCCAGGAATGCCGGGCCGAAATCGCGGTCGAAATGACTGCCCGCGAAATCGCCGAAGCCCAGCGCCAGGCGCGCGCCTGGCTGGGCAGCACGCCGCAGCGCTACGCCGCCTAG
- a CDS encoding OmpA family protein codes for MSKLTIAILALSLAGTAQAQRPAPAPPSPQASLATGAGADTVYFSSQGYGLTAQALGTLRATAQWLRANPFATLRLEGHGDQGDTRDYAFAIGERRASEVRDFLITQGIPPERLAVATWGKERPGTMRIGTTVVGVGPRVVMIVR; via the coding sequence ATGAGCAAGCTGACGATCGCAATTCTGGCACTTTCGCTCGCCGGCACCGCGCAGGCGCAGCGGCCCGCGCCGGCGCCGCCCTCCCCACAGGCCAGCCTGGCGACGGGAGCTGGGGCGGACACGGTCTATTTCTCGTCGCAGGGTTATGGGCTGACGGCGCAGGCGCTCGGCACCTTGCGGGCGACGGCGCAATGGCTTCGCGCCAATCCGTTCGCCACCCTCCGGCTCGAAGGCCACGGCGACCAGGGCGACACAAGGGATTATGCATTCGCCATCGGCGAGCGGCGCGCCTCGGAAGTGCGCGACTTCCTGATTACGCAGGGCATCCCGCCCGAACGGCTGGCCGTCGCAACCTGGGGCAAGGAACGCCCCGGAACGATGCGGATCGGCACCACCGTCGTCGGGGTCGGCCCCCGCGTGGTGATGATCGTCCGCTAG
- the tolB gene encoding Tol-Pal system beta propeller repeat protein TolB — MMKPNRTIIFSLAALLCSAGAAAQTARSGGAVAIAVPPLSTPKNESTPAGSTYAIATKMAEVIARDLTFSQRFAPVNLESVRIPSFPEVTAPTYPMWQKTAAGQLVTGFVQARSDGRLTVGCYLYDVQRERELTRKGFIIAPSDWRKAAHRCADAIYEKATGEPGLFHSRIAYVEETSAGPVRVKRLAVQDFDLADHKYLTAGDVTVVSPAWSPKGDRLAFVGLSDGRPQAMILSMNSGEARPLLTDNSITSAPRFSPDGNLVVFARSEGGNTDLHVMDLRSGLASRLTATPGADTSASFSPDGSRIVFESDRSGQPQIYVMNADGSNERRISFGSGGHGSPRWSPDGERIAFTKVDGPFRKIGVMDANGANMRLVTNGPADEAPTWGPSSSHLLFQRQANGRSRLFTIALGGGEATPVTTPGDASDPAWSRPQE, encoded by the coding sequence ATGATGAAGCCGAACCGGACGATCATTTTCAGCCTCGCCGCGCTTCTGTGCAGCGCCGGCGCCGCTGCGCAGACCGCCCGGTCGGGCGGCGCCGTCGCCATCGCAGTGCCGCCGCTGTCGACGCCGAAGAATGAATCCACCCCGGCCGGATCGACCTATGCCATCGCCACGAAAATGGCCGAAGTCATCGCCAGGGACCTGACCTTCAGCCAGCGCTTTGCGCCGGTGAATCTTGAGTCGGTTCGGATCCCCTCCTTCCCGGAAGTGACGGCGCCGACTTACCCGATGTGGCAGAAGACCGCCGCCGGGCAGCTGGTGACCGGCTTCGTCCAGGCCCGTTCCGACGGCAGGCTGACGGTCGGCTGCTACCTCTACGATGTGCAGCGGGAGCGGGAGTTGACCCGCAAGGGCTTCATCATCGCGCCCAGCGACTGGCGCAAGGCTGCCCATCGCTGCGCCGACGCCATCTACGAGAAAGCGACCGGCGAACCCGGCCTGTTCCACTCGCGCATCGCTTATGTCGAGGAAACGAGCGCCGGGCCGGTGCGGGTCAAGCGCCTGGCGGTGCAGGATTTCGACCTTGCCGATCACAAATATCTGACCGCCGGCGACGTCACCGTCGTCAGCCCCGCCTGGTCGCCGAAGGGCGACCGCCTCGCCTTCGTCGGCCTTAGTGACGGCCGGCCCCAAGCGATGATCCTGTCGATGAACAGTGGCGAGGCGCGGCCGCTGCTGACTGACAACAGCATCACCTCGGCCCCGCGCTTCTCCCCCGACGGCAACCTGGTCGTGTTCGCGCGCTCGGAAGGCGGCAACACCGACCTGCACGTGATGGACCTGCGCAGCGGCCTGGCGAGCCGGCTGACGGCCACGCCGGGCGCGGACACCAGCGCCAGCTTCTCGCCCGACGGATCGAGGATCGTGTTCGAAAGCGACCGCTCGGGGCAGCCGCAAATCTATGTGATGAACGCCGACGGCTCGAACGAGCGGCGGATCAGCTTCGGTTCCGGCGGCCACGGTTCCCCGCGCTGGAGCCCGGATGGAGAGCGCATCGCCTTCACCAAGGTCGACGGCCCGTTCCGCAAGATCGGCGTGATGGATGCCAACGGCGCGAACATGCGGCTGGTCACGAACGGGCCTGCCGATGAAGCGCCGACCTGGGGGCCGAGCAGCAGCCATCTGCTGTTCCAGCGGCAGGCTAACGGCCGCTCGCGCTTATTCACCATCGCCCTTGGCGGCGGAGAGGCGACCCCGGTGACGACCCCGGGTGACGCGTCCGACCCCGCCTGGTCGCGGCCGCAGGAGTAG
- a CDS encoding YbgC/FadM family acyl-CoA thioesterase, whose translation MNDFDTPYRGGFVGREHHFALTVYFEDTDTAGIVYYANYLKFMERARSDMIRAAGVDQVTAQRDGVGVYAVAEVNIRYMRPARLGDDLVVVSAVEEVRGVSVEIHQRVMRGGEQLTDARVTAAFLTPDGRPQRQPREWVHKFKAISERQ comes from the coding sequence GTGAACGATTTCGACACCCCTTATCGCGGCGGCTTCGTCGGGCGCGAGCACCACTTTGCGCTGACCGTCTATTTCGAAGACACCGACACCGCCGGCATCGTCTATTACGCCAATTACCTGAAGTTCATGGAGCGGGCCCGTTCCGACATGATCCGGGCGGCCGGAGTCGACCAGGTCACCGCCCAGCGCGACGGCGTCGGCGTCTATGCGGTCGCGGAGGTCAACATCCGCTACATGCGGCCGGCCCGGCTTGGCGATGATCTGGTCGTCGTCAGCGCGGTCGAGGAAGTTCGTGGCGTTTCGGTCGAGATTCATCAACGGGTCATGCGCGGTGGTGAACAGCTGACCGATGCTCGGGTCACCGCGGCCTTCCTGACGCCGGATGGCCGGCCGCAGCGGCAGCCGCGCGAATGGGTGCACAAGTTCAAGGCGATCAGCGAAAGACAATGA
- a CDS encoding DUF3089 domain-containing protein, whose translation MIRTALLFLAGLAAATPAIAQTPVATPAVNYQLDRNWICLPGRTDVCSTPLPTTALNANGYGSVGRSTVAANPPIDCFYVYPTVSGDRGLNSDLTVDVERAAVETQFARFAGVCRTFVPLYRQMTSGAVAAAAFGSDMRAPGELAYNDVANAWRTYLAKSNKGRPFVLIGHSQGSLMIQELIRREIEGKPVARQMLRAIIPGYNVLVPQGRLVGGTFQRTPLCSSPAQVGCVMSWVSFRERNVPPDGAIFGFAPPGMTVACTNPARPGSPNWEPLDSYFFTRSRLAVPGGPIAWSTEGAPSTPYVRTEGLVSARCVNDGRRGYLSVRTNADLKDKRTDRIGGEVAVLGMFLPGWGMHLADMVIAQGDLLRQLEELGRRR comes from the coding sequence GTGATTCGTACCGCGTTGCTGTTTCTGGCCGGCCTTGCCGCCGCCACGCCCGCCATCGCCCAGACCCCCGTCGCCACGCCGGCCGTCAATTACCAGCTCGACCGCAACTGGATCTGCCTGCCCGGCCGCACCGATGTTTGCTCGACGCCGTTGCCGACGACCGCGCTCAACGCCAACGGCTACGGTTCGGTCGGACGCAGCACAGTTGCCGCAAATCCGCCGATCGACTGCTTCTACGTCTACCCGACCGTCTCGGGGGACCGCGGCCTCAACAGCGACCTCACCGTCGATGTCGAACGGGCGGCGGTCGAAACGCAATTCGCCCGCTTTGCCGGGGTTTGCCGGACCTTCGTCCCGCTCTATCGCCAGATGACCTCGGGCGCGGTCGCGGCGGCGGCATTCGGCAGCGATATGCGCGCCCCCGGGGAGCTCGCCTACAACGACGTCGCCAACGCCTGGCGCACCTACCTCGCCAAGTCGAACAAGGGCCGCCCGTTCGTCCTGATCGGCCACAGCCAGGGATCGTTGATGATCCAGGAACTGATCAGACGGGAAATCGAGGGCAAGCCGGTCGCCCGGCAGATGCTGCGCGCCATCATCCCCGGCTATAACGTGCTGGTGCCGCAGGGCCGGCTGGTCGGCGGCACCTTCCAGCGAACGCCGCTCTGCTCGTCGCCGGCGCAGGTCGGCTGCGTGATGAGCTGGGTCAGCTTCCGGGAGCGCAACGTGCCGCCCGACGGCGCAATCTTCGGCTTCGCGCCTCCGGGCATGACGGTCGCTTGCACCAATCCCGCCCGCCCCGGCTCGCCGAATTGGGAGCCGCTCGACAGCTACTTCTTCACCCGTTCCAGGCTGGCGGTGCCCGGCGGACCGATCGCATGGTCGACCGAAGGCGCGCCATCGACGCCTTACGTGCGTACCGAAGGCCTGGTATCCGCCCGCTGCGTCAATGACGGCCGCCGCGGCTACCTTTCCGTCCGCACCAATGCCGATCTCAAAGACAAGCGCACCGACCGCATCGGCGGCGAGGTCGCGGTGCTTGGCATGTTCCTGCCCGGCTGGGGAATGCACCTTGCCGACATGGTGATCGCCCAGGGCGACCTGCTGCGGCAGCTCGAAGAACTTGGAAGGCGGCGGTGA
- the ruvB gene encoding Holliday junction branch migration DNA helicase RuvB yields the protein MATDPARITTPERTSEDADAALRPKTLDEFIGQKSARENLRVFVSAAKSRGEALDHVLLHGPPGLGKTTLAAILAREMGVGFRATSGPVIAKSGDLAALLTNLEDGDVLFIDEIHRLNPAVEEVLYPAMEDRALDLMIGEGPSARSVRIDLPRFTLVGATTRQGLLTTPLRDRFGIPVRLNFYTVDELEQVVRRAARLLAVEMTDDGSSEIARRSRGTPRIAGRLLRRVRDFAHAAGAATVDAGVADRALSRLEIDALGLDAMDRRYLMMIADLYGGGPVGVETLAAGLSEPRDTIEDVIEPYLIQLGLIARTARGRCLNGRGYAHLGMPQPQGSQTGLFDNGAAPK from the coding sequence ATGGCGACTGATCCCGCCCGAATCACGACGCCCGAGCGGACCAGCGAGGATGCCGACGCGGCGCTTCGACCCAAGACGCTCGACGAATTCATCGGGCAGAAGTCGGCGCGGGAAAACCTGCGCGTCTTCGTCAGCGCGGCCAAGAGCCGCGGCGAAGCGCTCGACCATGTCCTGCTCCACGGCCCGCCGGGCCTTGGCAAGACGACGCTGGCCGCGATCCTCGCCCGCGAAATGGGCGTCGGCTTCCGCGCCACGTCGGGCCCGGTCATCGCCAAGTCGGGCGACCTCGCCGCACTGCTCACCAACCTGGAAGACGGCGACGTCCTGTTCATCGACGAAATTCACCGGCTCAATCCGGCCGTCGAGGAAGTGCTCTACCCGGCGATGGAGGATCGCGCACTCGACCTGATGATCGGCGAAGGGCCGTCGGCCCGCTCGGTCCGGATCGACCTGCCGCGCTTCACCCTCGTCGGCGCGACCACGCGGCAGGGGCTCCTGACCACGCCGCTGCGCGACCGCTTCGGGATCCCGGTTCGGCTCAATTTCTATACGGTCGATGAGCTTGAGCAGGTGGTCCGCCGCGCCGCCCGGCTGCTCGCCGTTGAAATGACCGACGACGGCTCCAGCGAGATCGCCCGCCGCTCCCGCGGGACTCCGCGCATCGCCGGGCGGCTGCTCCGCCGGGTTCGCGATTTCGCCCATGCCGCGGGGGCGGCGACCGTCGACGCGGGCGTTGCCGACCGTGCCCTCTCCCGCCTCGAAATCGACGCGCTCGGCCTCGACGCGATGGACCGCCGCTACTTGATGATGATCGCCGACCTTTACGGCGGCGGCCCGGTCGGGGTTGAGACGCTGGCCGCCGGCTTGTCGGAGCCGCGCGACACGATCGAAGACGTGATCGAGCCCTATCTCATTCAGCTCGGCCTCATCGCCCGAACGGCAAGGGGACGCTGCCTCAATGGCCGGGGCTACGCGCATCTGGGCATGCCGCAGCCCCAGGGCAGCCAGACGGGCCTGTTCGACAATGGAGCCGCGCCCAAGTGA
- a CDS encoding DUF1622 domain-containing protein — MLEEIALAAAPVVSRAIELTGIAIIALGAFATLALFAYRMARQEDYEQAVAAFRSSLGRAILLGLEFLVAADIINTVAIEPTLESLAVLAGIVAIRTFLSFSLEVEIEGHWPWQRSGAKQRKG, encoded by the coding sequence ATGCTTGAAGAGATCGCCCTTGCCGCCGCACCGGTCGTCAGCCGGGCGATCGAGCTCACCGGCATCGCCATCATCGCGCTCGGTGCCTTCGCCACGCTTGCGCTGTTCGCCTATCGCATGGCCCGCCAGGAAGATTATGAGCAAGCGGTCGCCGCTTTCCGCTCCAGCCTCGGGCGCGCCATCCTGCTTGGCCTCGAATTCCTGGTCGCGGCCGACATCATCAACACCGTCGCCATTGAACCGACTTTGGAGAGCCTCGCCGTCCTCGCCGGAATCGTCGCCATCCGAACGTTCCTCAGCTTCAGCCTTGAGGTGGAGATTGAAGGCCATTGGCCGTGGCAGCGCTCGGGCGCGAAGCAGCGCAAGGGCTGA
- a CDS encoding GFA family protein, whose amino-acid sequence MTTRTASCRCGQLRLTATGEPVRVSVCHCLECKKRSGSAFAAQARWPADRVTIEGEARSWSYTGDSGNTGTFSFCPTCGAPMFYAVDGEMSGLIAVAVGAFDAPFHAQPLYSVYEGRKQPWVEIVGDGIDHFS is encoded by the coding sequence GTGACCACCCGCACCGCCTCCTGCCGCTGCGGCCAGCTTCGCCTCACTGCCACCGGCGAGCCGGTCAGAGTGTCCGTCTGCCACTGCCTCGAATGCAAGAAGCGCTCAGGCAGCGCCTTTGCCGCGCAGGCGCGCTGGCCCGCCGACCGGGTCACAATCGAGGGTGAGGCCAGAAGCTGGTCGTACACCGGCGACAGCGGCAACACCGGCACCTTTTCCTTCTGCCCGACCTGCGGCGCGCCGATGTTCTACGCGGTAGACGGCGAGATGAGCGGCTTGATCGCCGTCGCGGTCGGCGCCTTCGACGCGCCCTTCCATGCCCAGCCGCTCTACTCCGTGTACGAAGGCCGCAAGCAACCCTGGGTCGAAATCGTCGGCGACGGCATCGACCATTTTTCCTGA
- a CDS encoding GIY-YIG nuclease family protein — MLTFWAYILRCGDGSYYTGHTDNLDVRIAQHARGEGGDWTRRRRPIELVWSQGFGSRLEALEAERRIKPWSRSKKEALIRSDWRTLSHFARPPRERPSTSLGTNGIGEK, encoded by the coding sequence TTGCTAACATTCTGGGCCTACATCCTGCGCTGTGGCGATGGGTCTTATTACACCGGCCACACCGACAATCTCGACGTGCGGATCGCCCAGCACGCTCGTGGAGAAGGCGGCGACTGGACGCGGCGTAGGCGGCCGATTGAACTCGTCTGGTCGCAGGGTTTCGGGAGCAGACTGGAAGCTCTGGAGGCGGAACGGCGGATCAAGCCTTGGTCGAGATCCAAAAAGGAGGCGCTGATACGCAGCGACTGGCGAACCCTGTCGCATTTTGCTCGACCGCCAAGAGAGCGCCCCTCGACTTCGCTCGGGACGAACGGAATTGGAGAAAAGTGA
- the ruvA gene encoding Holliday junction branch migration protein RuvA, with amino-acid sequence MIARLSGILAEVTADSAVIDVGGVGYQVLASARTLEALGGTGSQVMVLTELQVREDAWTLFAFGSAGERHAFRALTSIQGVGGRLALAILSVLPPDELARAAANGDKALISRANGVGPKLAARIANELQGKLGAPALAGVAGAPPPRGNTAADALSALANLGFKPADASAAVNAALDDLGADATLDELVRLALKKAAK; translated from the coding sequence ATGATCGCCCGCCTTTCCGGCATCCTTGCTGAAGTCACCGCCGACAGCGCCGTCATCGACGTCGGCGGCGTCGGCTACCAGGTGCTCGCCAGCGCCCGCACGCTCGAGGCCCTTGGCGGCACCGGCAGCCAGGTGATGGTGCTCACCGAACTGCAGGTACGCGAAGACGCGTGGACCTTGTTCGCGTTCGGCTCTGCCGGGGAACGCCACGCTTTCCGTGCGCTGACCAGCATCCAGGGCGTCGGCGGCCGGCTGGCGCTCGCCATCCTCTCCGTCCTTCCGCCCGACGAGCTCGCCCGCGCCGCCGCCAACGGCGACAAGGCCCTGATCTCCCGCGCCAACGGCGTCGGCCCCAAGCTCGCCGCCCGCATCGCCAACGAGTTGCAGGGCAAGCTCGGCGCCCCTGCCCTCGCCGGCGTAGCCGGAGCCCCGCCGCCGCGCGGCAACACCGCCGCCGACGCCTTGTCCGCCCTCGCCAACCTCGGCTTCAAACCCGCCGACGCCAGCGCCGCCGTCAACGCCGCGCTGGACGACCTCGGTGCCGACGCGACCCTCGATGAGCTCGTACGGCTGGCGCTGAAGAAAGCGGCGAAGTGA
- the ruvC gene encoding crossover junction endodeoxyribonuclease RuvC: MVILGLDPGLGTTGWGVIEAEGNRLRHIANGQLTTSAASPLPERLADLAAQVEAVLAEHRPAAAAVEEVFVNKNPQSTLKLSHARGVALMIAARAGIAVGEYAPTLVKKAVVGTGGAEKAQVHAMIQRLLPGCKIAGPDAADALAVAITHAHHLATRSSLRGA; encoded by the coding sequence ATGGTGATTCTGGGCCTGGACCCGGGCCTCGGCACCACGGGCTGGGGCGTGATCGAGGCCGAGGGCAACCGCCTGCGCCACATCGCCAACGGCCAGCTCACGACAAGCGCCGCCTCGCCGCTGCCGGAGCGGCTCGCCGACCTAGCCGCGCAAGTGGAGGCTGTCCTGGCCGAGCATCGCCCCGCCGCCGCCGCGGTCGAGGAAGTGTTCGTCAACAAGAACCCGCAATCCACGCTCAAGCTGTCGCACGCCCGCGGGGTCGCGCTGATGATCGCCGCCCGCGCCGGAATCGCCGTCGGTGAATATGCGCCCACGCTGGTCAAGAAGGCCGTGGTGGGCACCGGCGGCGCCGAGAAAGCGCAGGTCCACGCGATGATCCAGCGCCTGCTCCCCGGCTGCAAGATCGCCGGCCCCGACGCCGCCGACGCGCTCGCCGTCGCCATCACGCACGCACATCACTTGGCCACCCGATCGTCATTGCGAGGAGCGTAG
- a CDS encoding DUF3147 family protein, whose amino-acid sequence MWWLAIKALVSGIIVAAVSEVAKRYPGVGGLIASLPLVSVLGMIWLWQAKPDAANMASHAQATFWFVLPSLPMFLVIPAMLRAGVGFYAALALGCLLTIVLYAGMLFLAPRLGIRL is encoded by the coding sequence ATGTGGTGGCTGGCGATCAAGGCCCTGGTCTCCGGCATCATCGTCGCCGCCGTTTCCGAGGTCGCCAAACGCTATCCCGGCGTTGGCGGCCTGATCGCCTCGCTACCATTGGTGTCCGTGCTCGGCATGATCTGGCTGTGGCAGGCAAAGCCGGACGCCGCCAACATGGCGAGCCACGCGCAGGCGACCTTCTGGTTCGTCCTCCCCAGCCTGCCGATGTTCCTCGTCATTCCCGCGATGCTTCGCGCCGGCGTCGGCTTCTATGCGGCGCTCGCGCTGGGCTGCCTGCTGACCATCGTCCTTTACGCCGGGATGCTGTTCCTCGCTCCCCGTCTCGGCATCCGCCTGTGA
- a CDS encoding YebC/PmpR family DNA-binding transcriptional regulator — protein MAGHSKFKNIMHRKGAQDKKRSAMFSKLSREITVAAKMGLPDPDMNPRLRAAVLAARAQSMPKDNIQRAIDKASTGDAENYEEIRYEGFGPGGVSLIVEALTDNRNRTATNVRTAFSKNGGNLGASGSVSHGFERVGLIEYAATAGDADKVFEAAIEAGADDVESDDDGHRIWTAQDGLHEVLKAIEPLLGEPETAKLAWKPSTEVEVAGDDAAGLMKLIDTLEEDDDVQTVWGNYDVSEEELEKLG, from the coding sequence ATGGCGGGCCATTCCAAATTCAAGAACATCATGCACCGCAAGGGCGCGCAGGATAAGAAGCGCTCGGCGATGTTCTCCAAGCTCAGCCGCGAAATCACCGTCGCGGCGAAGATGGGCCTGCCCGATCCCGACATGAACCCGCGGCTCCGCGCCGCGGTGCTCGCCGCCCGCGCCCAGTCGATGCCGAAGGACAATATCCAGCGCGCGATCGACAAGGCCTCAACCGGCGATGCCGAAAATTACGAGGAAATCCGCTACGAGGGCTTCGGCCCGGGCGGCGTCTCGCTGATCGTCGAAGCGCTGACCGACAATCGCAACCGCACCGCGACCAATGTGCGCACAGCCTTCTCGAAGAACGGCGGCAACCTCGGTGCCAGCGGCAGCGTCAGCCACGGCTTCGAGCGTGTCGGCCTGATCGAATATGCCGCCACCGCCGGCGATGCGGACAAGGTCTTCGAAGCCGCGATCGAAGCCGGCGCCGACGACGTCGAGAGCGACGACGACGGCCACCGCATCTGGACCGCGCAGGACGGCCTGCATGAAGTGCTGAAGGCGATCGAGCCTCTGCTCGGCGAGCCCGAAACCGCCAAGCTCGCGTGGAAGCCGTCTACGGAAGTCGAGGTCGCGGGCGACGACGCGGCCGGGCTGATGAAGCTGATCGACACGCTCGAGGAAGACGACGACGTCCAGACCGTCTGGGGCAATTACGACGTCTCGGAAGAAGAGCTCGAGAAGCTCGGCTGA
- a CDS encoding DUF2312 domain-containing protein translates to MADGTVAADQLRLFIERIERLEEEKKAIADDVKDVYGEAKANGYDPKIMRMVVRLRKMESHTRQEQDAILETYRAAIGC, encoded by the coding sequence ATGGCGGACGGCACCGTCGCAGCTGATCAGTTGCGGCTGTTTATCGAGCGTATCGAGCGGCTCGAGGAAGAAAAAAAGGCGATCGCGGACGACGTCAAGGACGTCTATGGCGAGGCCAAGGCCAACGGCTACGATCCCAAGATCATGCGCATGGTCGTTCGCCTTCGGAAGATGGAATCGCACACGCGCCAGGAACAGGACGCGATCCTCGAAACCTATCGCGCCGCGATCGGCTGCTAG